In a genomic window of Streptomyces koelreuteriae:
- a CDS encoding ABC transporter ATP-binding protein, translated as MATDVHRPVTPQAVHVDGLTRSFDGRAVIDDLRLDVEPGEFVALLGRSGCGKSTLLRILAGLDRDIEGSVLVPRRKAVAFQAPRLMPWKKVWRNVLLGLPGKPERAVAEQALDEVGLGHRSDAWPKTLSGGEAQRASLARALVREPDLLLLDEPFGALDALTRIKAQRLVGELWQRRGCAVLLVTHDVEEAVLLADRVLVMDNGVIAHEQRIDLDRPRDIADPRFAALRAGLLERLGVEATAAEAA; from the coding sequence ATGGCGACCGACGTTCACCGGCCGGTGACCCCCCAGGCCGTCCATGTCGACGGGCTCACCCGCTCCTTCGACGGCCGTGCCGTCATCGACGACCTGCGACTGGACGTCGAGCCGGGCGAGTTCGTGGCCCTCCTCGGCCGCAGCGGCTGCGGCAAGTCGACGCTGCTGCGCATCCTCGCCGGGCTCGACCGCGACATCGAGGGCAGCGTCCTGGTGCCGCGCCGCAAGGCCGTCGCCTTCCAGGCACCGCGGCTGATGCCGTGGAAGAAGGTGTGGCGCAACGTCCTGCTCGGCCTGCCGGGCAAGCCCGAGCGGGCCGTCGCCGAGCAGGCCCTCGACGAGGTCGGCCTCGGCCACCGCTCGGACGCCTGGCCCAAGACCCTCTCCGGCGGCGAGGCCCAACGCGCCTCCCTGGCACGGGCGTTGGTGCGCGAGCCCGATCTGCTGCTGCTCGACGAGCCGTTCGGGGCGCTCGACGCGCTCACCCGCATCAAGGCCCAGCGGCTGGTGGGCGAGTTGTGGCAGCGCCGGGGGTGCGCGGTGCTCCTCGTCACCCATGACGTGGAGGAGGCCGTGCTGCTCGCCGACCGCGTCCTGGTGATGGACAACGGCGTCATCGCCCACGAGCAGCGCATCGACCTCGACCGTCCCCGCGACATCGCCGACCCGCGCTTCGCCGCGCTGCGCGCCGGACTCCTCGAACGCCTGGGCGTCGAGGCGACGGCAGCCGAGGCCGCCTGA
- a CDS encoding putative leader peptide, translating into MLRSALLTTRGHIDLLRVASAACRRGC; encoded by the coding sequence ATGTTGCGTTCAGCCCTGCTCACCACGCGCGGTCACATCGACCTGCTGCGGGTGGCCTCCGCCGCGTGTCGCCGCGGCTGCTGA
- a CDS encoding sigma-70 family RNA polymerase sigma factor: MITPAMNSSREEANEQPSEVSRDASTTAWALSARSGDPEAVERFVRALHRDVHRYVTTLGGDHQNADDLTQDTFLRALGSLHRFEGRSSARTWLLAIARRAVIDSIRYNTSRPRLSDTDDWQSAAERAQPRGLPGFDDGIALLELLDTLPDDRREAFVLTQLVGLPCADAADASDCPIGTVRSRVARARTSLIESLDDAECRTPVAVAA; this comes from the coding sequence GTGATCACTCCTGCCATGAACTCCTCGCGCGAAGAAGCGAACGAACAGCCGAGTGAAGTGTCGCGCGACGCGTCGACCACAGCCTGGGCCCTCTCAGCCCGCAGCGGTGACCCCGAGGCCGTCGAGCGGTTCGTCCGCGCCCTGCACCGAGACGTCCACCGCTACGTGACGACCCTCGGCGGTGACCACCAGAACGCCGACGACCTGACCCAGGACACGTTCCTGCGGGCGCTGGGCAGCCTGCACCGGTTCGAAGGCCGCTCCTCGGCCCGTACCTGGCTCCTGGCCATCGCCCGCCGCGCGGTGATCGACAGCATCCGCTACAACACGTCCCGCCCACGCCTGTCCGACACGGACGACTGGCAGTCGGCCGCCGAACGCGCTCAGCCGCGCGGTCTGCCCGGATTCGACGACGGCATAGCTCTCCTCGAACTGCTGGACACGCTTCCCGACGATCGCCGTGAGGCGTTCGTCCTCACCCAACTGGTGGGCCTTCCCTGCGCGGACGCAGCCGACGCCAGCGACTGCCCCATCGGCACGGTGCGTTCACGGGTCGCCCGCGCCCGCACCTCGCTGATCGAGTCGCTCGACGACGCCGAGTGCCGCACACCGGTGGCTGTCGCGGCCTGA
- a CDS encoding DUF1775 domain-containing protein — protein sequence MYRPALVRILRRSGALTAITLALVFATGGPAAAHAEVEAEGARALDQNVELTFSAESESASAGITKVEVILPKGIVPADITYGEGPDGWKFAPTGRGWTVSGEKLPVGEDVEYVVTVRQLPDVTSLVFKTLQSYSDGRVDRWIQLEEQSEGDGHGHGHPAPRLDLKAAAAGAKPVSPTPSPSEEPTTAAPSAEPDTETPSAEPAADSTDGNDGMSAAVPLGIGAGVLVLGGGVWWFRSRRGGTA from the coding sequence GTGTATCGCCCTGCCTTGGTCCGCATCCTGCGCCGCTCCGGCGCGCTCACGGCAATCACGCTCGCACTCGTTTTCGCCACCGGGGGGCCGGCCGCGGCCCACGCGGAGGTTGAGGCTGAGGGCGCCCGGGCCCTCGACCAGAACGTCGAACTGACCTTCTCCGCGGAATCGGAGTCCGCCTCCGCCGGCATCACCAAGGTGGAGGTGATCCTGCCGAAGGGCATCGTCCCCGCCGACATCACCTACGGGGAGGGCCCGGACGGCTGGAAGTTCGCCCCCACCGGCCGTGGCTGGACGGTCTCCGGCGAGAAGCTTCCGGTGGGGGAGGACGTCGAATACGTCGTCACCGTAAGGCAGTTGCCCGACGTCACGTCGTTGGTGTTCAAGACCCTCCAGTCCTACAGCGACGGCAGGGTGGACCGCTGGATCCAGTTGGAAGAGCAGTCCGAGGGGGACGGCCACGGTCACGGGCACCCCGCGCCCCGACTGGACCTGAAGGCCGCAGCTGCCGGCGCGAAGCCGGTGAGTCCCACGCCCAGTCCTTCGGAGGAACCCACGACCGCCGCCCCCTCGGCAGAGCCGGACACCGAGACGCCTTCGGCGGAGCCGGCGGCGGACAGTACCGACGGAAACGACGGCATGTCCGCCGCCGTCCCTCTGGGCATCGGCGCAGGCGTCCTCGTACTCGGCGGCGGCGTCTGGTGGTTCAGGAGCCGTCGCGGCGGAACCGCCTGA
- a CDS encoding ABC transporter substrate-binding protein yields the protein MRRRLVPAALLLPLALLLSACGGNSAAGTSDGGTDGQGDVTINVGDQKGGSEAILRAAGELKNLDYKIKWSTFTSGPPLLEAVNAKAVDIGGVGNTPPVFAAGAGSKIKVVAAWHGTSKGDTILVPNDSSLKSPAQLKGKSVAVAQGSSAHFQLVANLKKVGLKLSDVKVKYLQPADALAAFTAGKVDAWAVWDPYTSQVLKAKQGRVLSDGDGVTNGLTFQVAAPEALKDKKKAAAVKDYLERLRRAYTWVYDHEEEWAKVWAKDTGLPEDVALAAVKRTYTTRVEVAVDKPLIASEQEIADTFTALKLIPRKVDFADFTDTRFNGDLPPSTTAPRPSEGS from the coding sequence ATGCGACGACGCCTCGTCCCCGCCGCCCTGCTTCTCCCCCTCGCCCTTCTGCTCTCCGCCTGCGGCGGGAACTCGGCCGCCGGCACGTCGGACGGCGGCACCGACGGCCAGGGCGACGTCACGATCAACGTCGGTGACCAGAAGGGCGGTTCGGAGGCCATCCTGCGGGCCGCCGGGGAGCTGAAGAACCTCGACTACAAGATCAAGTGGTCGACGTTCACCTCCGGCCCGCCCCTGCTGGAGGCCGTCAACGCCAAGGCCGTCGACATCGGCGGTGTCGGCAACACCCCGCCGGTCTTCGCTGCCGGGGCGGGTTCGAAGATCAAGGTCGTGGCCGCGTGGCACGGCACCTCCAAGGGCGACACCATCCTCGTCCCGAACGACTCGTCCCTGAAGAGCCCCGCGCAGCTCAAGGGCAAGTCGGTCGCCGTCGCCCAGGGATCCTCCGCGCACTTCCAGCTCGTCGCGAACCTGAAGAAGGTCGGGCTGAAGCTGAGCGACGTCAAGGTCAAGTACCTCCAGCCGGCCGACGCGCTCGCCGCGTTCACCGCCGGCAAGGTCGACGCGTGGGCGGTGTGGGACCCGTACACCTCGCAGGTGCTCAAGGCCAAGCAGGGACGTGTCCTGTCCGACGGCGACGGTGTGACCAACGGGCTCACCTTCCAGGTCGCGGCACCGGAGGCGCTGAAGGACAAGAAGAAGGCCGCCGCCGTCAAGGACTACCTGGAGCGGCTGCGGCGCGCCTACACCTGGGTGTACGACCACGAGGAGGAGTGGGCGAAGGTCTGGGCGAAGGACACCGGGCTCCCCGAGGACGTGGCACTGGCGGCGGTGAAGCGCACCTACACCACCCGGGTCGAGGTCGCCGTCGACAAGCCGCTGATCGCCTCCGAGCAGGAGATCGCCGACACGTTCACGGCGCTGAAGCTCATCCCGCGCAAGGTCGACTTCGCCGACTTCACCGACACCCGGTTCAACGGCGACCTGCCGCCGTCGACCACCGCTCCGCGGCCCTCGGAAGGCTCATGA
- a CDS encoding secondary thiamine-phosphate synthase enzyme YjbQ, whose protein sequence is MSDVFTTRVLNITSGSTEKVVDITGDCESFLRESAAGRDGLLNVFVPHATAGIAVLETGAGSDDDLLAALHTLLPADDRWQHRHGSPGHGRDHVLPALVPPHATLPVLNGRLELGTWQSVCLVDTNISNPNRQVRLSFLG, encoded by the coding sequence ATGTCAGATGTCTTCACCACCCGAGTCCTGAACATCACCTCCGGCTCCACGGAGAAGGTCGTCGACATCACCGGCGACTGCGAGTCCTTCCTGCGCGAGTCGGCCGCCGGCCGCGACGGCCTCCTCAACGTCTTCGTCCCCCACGCGACAGCCGGCATCGCCGTTCTCGAGACCGGCGCCGGCAGCGACGACGACCTCCTGGCCGCACTGCACACGCTGCTCCCCGCAGACGACCGCTGGCAGCACCGCCACGGCAGCCCCGGCCACGGCCGCGACCACGTCCTACCCGCCCTCGTCCCACCCCACGCGACCCTGCCGGTGCTGAACGGGCGGCTGGAGCTCGGGACGTGGCAGTCGGTGTGTCTGGTGGACACGAACATCTCTAATCCCAACCGTCAGGTGCGGTTGAGTTTCCTGGGATGA
- a CDS encoding ABC transporter permease, translating into MSISHAPPRSSAPDIPAKSASDLDLQPITPASSRRTRVPRWLRRTTGPVLLLVLWQLLSGAGALPPDVLASPGRIAQVAGDMVADGSLPAAMGTSLQRVAAGLLFGLVVGTGLALLSGLFRIGEDLVDAPLQMLRTVPFVGLIPLFIIWFGIGEAPKVAIITLGVTFPLYLNVYAGIRGVDSQLIEAGESLGLSRWGLVRHVVLPGALPSAMTGLRYSLGIAWLALVFAEQVNADSGIGFLMVQARDFLRTDVIVVCLVVYAFLGLLADFIVRSLEKVLLQWRPTFTGR; encoded by the coding sequence ATGAGCATCAGTCATGCCCCGCCGAGGTCATCGGCACCCGATATTCCGGCTAAATCAGCCTCTGATCTCGACCTCCAGCCCATCACACCCGCCTCCTCCCGTCGCACCCGCGTCCCCCGCTGGCTGCGCCGCACCACCGGCCCGGTCCTTCTGCTGGTGTTGTGGCAACTCCTCAGCGGCGCGGGCGCGTTGCCGCCGGATGTGCTCGCCTCGCCCGGCCGGATCGCCCAGGTCGCCGGGGACATGGTCGCCGATGGTTCGCTGCCCGCGGCCATGGGCACCTCGCTCCAGCGGGTCGCGGCCGGGCTGCTGTTCGGCCTGGTCGTCGGCACCGGACTCGCCCTGCTGTCGGGCCTGTTCAGGATCGGCGAGGACCTGGTGGACGCGCCTTTGCAGATGCTGCGGACCGTGCCGTTCGTGGGGCTCATACCGCTGTTCATCATCTGGTTCGGCATCGGTGAGGCCCCCAAGGTCGCCATCATCACGCTCGGCGTGACCTTCCCGCTCTACCTCAACGTCTACGCCGGGATCCGGGGCGTGGACTCCCAGTTGATCGAGGCCGGGGAGTCCCTCGGACTGTCGCGGTGGGGCCTCGTACGGCATGTCGTGCTGCCCGGTGCGCTGCCGAGCGCGATGACCGGTCTGCGCTACTCGCTCGGCATCGCCTGGCTCGCGCTGGTCTTCGCCGAGCAGGTCAACGCCGATTCCGGCATCGGGTTCCTCATGGTGCAGGCGCGGGACTTCCTGCGGACCGACGTGATCGTGGTCTGCCTGGTCGTCTACGCCTTCCTCGGCCTGCTCGCCGACTTCATCGTCCGCTCTCTCGAAAAGGTGCTGCTGCAATGGCGACCGACGTTCACCGGCCGGTGA